In Sparus aurata chromosome 24, fSpaAur1.1, whole genome shotgun sequence, the genomic stretch AGtcaggagcagagaaaagaaggaagaaGCTGCGAGATGATGCCTGTGCATCACTTGCAGGTAAGTCCATGTTTAATCATTCTTAAATACGGGAAATGTGCTGCTAATGTGATGGTTAGCCCAACATACACCTCCAACTAGCTGATGttattgctaatgttagcaaactcaAATATGTTATAACTTAGATGCAAGCTAAATTGAGATTTTACTGTTCAACATTATCTATGCATTTTATGAGTAACTGACGCCAGCTAGCTGTTACTTCACTTTAGATATTGAGCAGtagtttatggtttattttgacGTGATGATGGCCAGTACTTTCTCAGTAACAGTTAGCAGTCAGAGCACAAGCTAGGCTAACAAATCCTCTTGTTTCAGACCATTTATTACTGTGTAGCGTGCGATTAATAGTCTTTCGCCAGGCATTTAGCAAAGTTTACCTAGCATAGTGGCATTTGAGAACGCATAAATTTTGCGTTTGCAATGCATATTAAACCCACCACCATCTTTAGGATTGTCATTCAGTAGGATTCAGCAGAATGTAAGCtacagtctctcacacacattagGAGAGGTGTCGGATGTGCAGtgggacagaaaatgtctcttgaTAATGTGACTTTTAATGTTACTgctacagctagcttagctacaGCTGACTGTGACAGAAGctacatgacaaaatgaacGGGCGTTTTGATTGCATTTATGTCAGGATGCAAAGGCATGGGTGACATCTGCCAGTGAAATAGAAACATGTTTTGTAGTAGACAAAATGCTCTCATAAccatatttaagttgtattcaattaaatggtaaaataatgtttaagattcagaaatgtagtgtagtgtagtgtaagGTGTATCATTTTGCTCTTATTCCTGTAggtaagatatatatatatatatgtatgtacatatatatgtgtatatatatatatatatatatatatatatatatatatacatatatatatgtatatatatatacatataatgtcATTTTGAATGATATAAAGCAAACATTATTGTTGAATGTGTGCAATATTGCAACTCATTCTGTTgctttttatattatattagattagattcatCAAATAGTtgataaataagtaataaagaGGGAGAGCTCCTTGGCTGCATGctttcagtttttaatgtttatcattttttttggtATAAGAGTCtttgaatattttgtctctttctatTCTGAACCTTTTTCTTGGTATTTCTAAATTAATGCAGGGTCACTGCTGAGATACGTACAAGGAGGAGCACGTGGCCAAGAGGAAGAGCAACCATCTAGCAGTTCAGGCACACATCAACCCCAGCCGTCCTGCAGGTCTGTAGACTCCACAACAGTACCAAGCCCTGATCAACCACCCTCAACCAGCAGTTTGGGGACAGATAGACAGCAGAGAACCACCTCTGAAAGCACAAGTCGTGTCATCGAGAGTCCATCAGCAGGTGACAGTGTTgagacctgtgtgacctgttctgtgttctgtatttacaaagttgattttcttttttcgttttattgttattaggtGTGACATTGTGATGCTGCTAGTGTGTTATTGGAATTGAGTTATATGTTTGGTAATGAAAAGTTAAACTGGCAAAAACAGGAATTATGCTTAGGGCACCAAAATGGCTAGCAGCGGTACTGATTGGAGGACTAGTTCATGAAGCTTGGGGTGGTAACTGTTGGGTCAGGAAAATGAGGGGAACCCTTGGGTTAACTAAACTGGATTCTTGGAACCTTGAAAGCACAAATGGTTCCTTTGGAAAATGTGATGTAAACATGAGAGGAACATTAAGGAAATCTCAGGAGAATTGGGAGAATTTGTTGGCAAACGTTGGGAGAATAGTTCATGAAACTCATAGTAAACCTTCAGGAACAGAACGCATGGGTTGACTGAACAAGCGCTTAAGGAGAGCCTTAGAAGCTCAGGTGGTTccttttgaaaatgttacaGGAACATCATCAGGGAAACCCTTATAGAACCTGACAGGAGCTTTAGTGGGACTGTTAGTAGAACTTGACAGGTACAGGTAAGAGAACCACGGGGGAGTCCTACAGAAAGATATGATACATTAAGGAAGGTATGAGTCTAGgcttgattactgcaatgccttattttcaggtcttccacaCGAGAGCACCAAAAGtcttcaaatggttcagaatgctgcagccagagtcttaacacgtacaagaaaatttgatcatattacaccaatcttagcatctctgcactggctcccagtgcatctaagatcagactttaaggtgctgctgatgacatacaaaactgtacacggccccgtcgtacatgtcagatctcattaaaccatatattccaactcgggcacTACGCTCTCAAacttcagggctcctgatggttcccaggatcaaaaagaagtcagctggctgcaggtctttttcctatcgggctgctttcctctggaataacctcccagctgacctcagaccagatggctctgttgacgcctttaaatctaaactcaaaactcacttcttcgatttagcctttaattagccctgatatcaactgtGAGCTtctcagtgggtcggtgtcagtctcaatgagttcctatactactagagttacactgtgctgccgacgagaaacaatctgtttattctgatcaatatcgcatttctctaacctttgtttttgttttctgttcccacaagctgcaagctgtgtcactctctatagcttctcctcctcctcctcttctctctcctccttctctttctcctcctcctcctcctcctcctcctcccctctttctttcaggctcccttctgatggaccacgggcccctgggaccatctaccatttccaggctcctgctgccttgaaatactgactgatctggatcgtcacagcccgggctctgctggatcattgctctcctctgcttcactatctcaccatatctttatttctgtaaatcttgatgcctctctccgtctattactaattatcttgtgtgttctgccctcttccaggtcaacatggtggacaggaggtcgtctggctcgggctccacttggtgatgcctcgtcctgctcggtcgtctcctggttccactaacattgcataacttgtatcagatcttctgttgaTATAACTTGTAAACtatgaattgttgctcttttctgtccacgcaacatctattgcatgtctgtccgtcctggaagagggatcctcctctgtggctcttcatcagttttcttccattgttttttttaccctgttaaaaggtttttttttccatcaacatgtgaagtttttcctcactcgaatcgagggtctaaggacagaggatgttgttcactgtacagattgtaaagcccactgaggcaatgtgattgcgattttgggctatataaataaaattgatttgatttgatttgatttgatttatgagGGGAACCTTTAAGGAAATTCAGTGTTAACTCTCGGTGAAGGTTGAAGAACCTTTAGAAAATGCTTGAAGCCAGTTAGAGGAACTACAGTTACCTTCCTGATGCTGAAGGTCAGAGGGGAAACCTTCAGGCTGGACGTTCTCTGTTTGATCTTCTCTCGCTGCTCCTGAGAAACAATCTTTGTTCCGATCTTTGTCATCTTCTTCTCGATGTTCTGCCTGGAGAACGCTTTCTTCAGACTGTCCACCTGCAAAGGTACAGTTAGttacacctgtctgtctgaatacctacctgtctgtctgtccgccTGTCTGTGGCTCTTACCTTCTTCAGACTGGAACGTTTGAGTTTCTCAGCTCTGGACTTTTCCATGTTCTCCAGGTCATGAGGCCACATGTCATCCTCTTCTTGCTCCGCCTCCAGCCCAACGTCCTCGTCAGATGATAGGTCGATGCAGTGGAACCCGCCCTCCTGGGAACGGTTGCCGTCGACTACCCCTGGTGCGGACTCATCGCCCTCTTCTAAGATCTCATCCCGAGGGAACGGAGGAGGGTCCTTGACGAAAACACTGGAGGGGATCTCATTCTCCTCCTGAGGACAGAACGGGACAACATGAGGACACCTCCTCAGGAGGAGCACCTGTACAAGAACCTCACCTCCTCACCTTAAATTATGACAGACATCCCATAATTTAACCAGTGGATTAAGCTATGACACTGATGTTATTCTGTCAATTTCTATTTCCCCTCCCTGAGAGAAGTGACGAGtctgtccacatacttttgtccATATAGTGTCTGACAAGAACTGACAAAGTACCACACCTACTGAGGAATGCTGGGAATTTTAGGgaggacagaaaacacacactaacagacACTCTgatactgtctgtctgtctgtctgtctccgtctgtctgcctgtctctctctctctctctctctctctctctctctctgtctgtctgtctgtctgtctcttctgttttaTACAAAGATTTTCCCTCTCCatttcctgcagcagctgatgacTAAATAAGGTCACACACTGAAAACCACCAACACACAGAGAACGAATGTCTCACGTACTGATCCGGTCTGGACTGGATCCACTCTGCATACAGTCTTGGATCTTATCTGGACAGACTCTGTCAGAGCATCAGTCCATATCGTCCATTCTAAAGTCCTGGACCTGAACCAGGACTTCAGAATAGACCAGCAGGGACTATAAGTACCTCTGACTTCTGAAAAGGTCACACATACCTGGAAGATGAGGACCCTGAAGTTGTTCCTGTTGATCAGGTGGGCGTGGttggcctccagcttcttcACCTGGACGCCCTGACGCTCCATCTTATCACGGACCTGTAGGAACATTAAGAGTCTCAATGTACCTGACAGGTAACAGCTGGGTTCAGTCAGGTGATGAAAGGTGATGTCACCACCAAGTTTACCTCCTTCATGGTGACGGACAGCTTGCGGCTCTTGTCCAGCAGCTTGCTGACCGTGTTGGAGGTGTGGCTGTGGCTCTTCGACAGTTTGGTCATGTCAGCCTGGATCCCTCTGACCACaccctccatctccacctggtGCACCTGAAACAGCCAATCGGATATCAGTTGAGAACCCCTGGTGTCAACCAATAAGCTGCTTCAGATGTAGTGGTAGTGGTTAGTGAGGAACTATAGCTggagagctaacagctaacatgcTAGCTGGGCGATGCTAATGCGTGCAGAGACTCACTTCCTGTTCAGCCCTCTGCTGACTATCGAGTCTGGATGAAATTATTTATTCTGgagacctttgacctctgagtATCAGGTGACGTTCTTATTACACTGTTGACAAATTAGCTTAGCAACGCAGCACTGGTCCCAACAGCTTTGGTTTACTCAGAGCTCAGGTCCGTCAGGACGGCTTGTTATTGGTCAATAGGGTGGCTTCAAGGGTCAAAGTTCACCAGGGTTGAACCCTGTCTTCCTCTGAACGCTGTGAAGGTATATTTCAGTTTTAAGGCTGCTGAAATATTTGAAAGTGAATTGAACTGACAACTCGCTCTAccccctgagctacagccgccccattATGTAGCTTCTTGTGTCgttttttgtagtttcttttttaagtatttttttggcatttattgatagtacagctgaagagggtgacaggaaacagggcaAGAGACActcagcaaagggacccaggccgtgAGTGGAACCCGGGGCTGTTGCAGAgtctcagcacatgggacgcccgctctaccaactgagctaaacggcaccccagTTTTTCTGAAGTTTCTTATGTGTTTCTCTGTAGTTTCTTCTGTAGTTTTATGGAGTTCCTTCTGTAGtttctctgtagttgttttgtagTTTCATATGTAATATTCCGTAGTTGTTCTGTAGTGTCTTTGTAGTTTCTCTGTAGTTTCCAGAAAAATAAgtcaggtgtgaacaggtgagctggtttgactttgtttaatGAGGATAAATCATTCTGTTTCTGACCCCTGTACTTCACTCATGTTGatgtttatttgttgctgtTAGATTTGAACATGTAGTTAATGTGAATGTTGACTGTGATCAGGAGCCAGTTTGACAGAAAACCTGTTCCAACGTGTTTTATGAACTATAGTCAACACACCTGTTGCCACAGAAAGCAGCTCCACAGTTAGGGTTAACTGGGCTTAGCAGCCAGAACTCAACGTTATGAACTGACTTGTTTTCTACTAAACTGTGTCAGCAGAGTTTCAGTTGAAGCATCTGAACATGACAAACATGTGAGGAATCTACAGTCACAGCAGAGTTACACATCTGCTAACAGTTCAGTTAACCTGCGGCCGAGTGTTGCTGAGAGTCATGTGATGTCTGAACGTGGGACAAATTAGATGTTTGTTGAGAGAAGCTGACGCCAGAGAGAGAAGATAAAGAGAGTCGAAGAGCCAGACTGACCAACACATTGTTAGCAGTTACAGTTGTGCTTAAAACATCACTTTTTAAGTAGTGTTTGGTTTAGAAAGGATGAACAAGTCTGAACTGTTTAACCAGTCAGGTTTAAGTCAAGTCAACTGAGCCGAGTGGAAGGACAGAAAGATGTTCACAAGTAAACAGTTGTGGTTAAATCAATGTTCGTTTAAATAGAGTTTGGTTTAGGCAGATATTCCGTAGCCTGTAGTGCCGGTACTGGTTCCTGTACTGGGGCCTGTACTGGTTCCTGTACTGGTGTCTGTACTGGACACACTCAGACCTGATGTCGAGGTGTGGCCCCACCCCTGGCTCACCTCCATCTTGTTCTGGTTTTCCTGAACGGCATCCAACATGTTGACCAATTTGTCGAGCAGCGTGAGGACCGTGATGGCGTTGACGGGACCCTGACTCATTGTCTCAGGGTCAAATCCTGCCAGGGGGGACGAGGGAGAGGCCTggttctcctcctgctgctccagctgctccagctgctccagTTGCTCCTGGATCTGGGGGGGAACCAGTAGGTCCTGACTCTGG encodes the following:
- the LOC115576654 gene encoding caveolae-associated protein 2-like produces the protein MVTTETHQSQDLLVPPQIQEQLEQLEQLEQQEENQASPSSPLAGFDPETMSQGPVNAITVLTLLDKLVNMLDAVQENQNKMEVHQVEMEGVVRGIQADMTKLSKSHSHTSNTVSKLLDKSRKLSVTMKEVRDKMERQGVQVKKLEANHAHLINRNNFRVLIFQEENEIPSSVFVKDPPPFPRDEILEEGDESAPGVVDGNRSQEGGFHCIDLSSDEDVGLEAEQEEDDMWPHDLENMEKSRAEKLKRSSLKKVDSLKKAFSRQNIEKKMTKIGTKIVSQEQREKIKQRTSSLKVSPLTFSIRKPRSSSDSQPPEASDQPGEPVSAEADVQLCPLGSTHQDVPFTEVHAQLAPAEHEEKEDEEVKEEVKEEVKEEEVKEEEEEEEQKRGEEVEADLSVVSEGVSQEYALSCTLPQEERGEERGAEEERGEE